From the Chryseobacterium fluminis genome, the window ATCGAAAAAGGGTTCAGCTTTAAATCTGAAACCGATACGGAAGTACTGGTAAATCTGATTCAGTATTTTATGGATTTAAATACCGAAATGGATTTCCCTACGGCAGTAAGATACGCCCTTAATGAGGTATATGGTGCGTATGCAATTACGGTTATGCATGAAGATTATCCGGGAGTATTGGTGGTAGGGAGATTAGGATCTCCGTTAGCCATCGGTATCGGAGAAAAAGAATATTTTATTGCTTCAGATGCTTCTCCTTTCGTAGAGTTTACAAAAGAGGCCATCTATCTTGAAGAAGGTCATATGGCTACCATTTCATTGGAAAGCGGAGTTGATATCAGAACAATTAATGATAATTCCAAAATTGAACCTGAAATCCAGGAGCTTAAACTGAGTTTGGAGCAAATTGAGAAAGGTGGATTTGAGCATTTTATGCTTAAAGAAATTTTTGAACAGCCCAAATCTGTACATGATACCATGAGAGGGAGGCTGATTGTAGATGAAGGCGTTATTAAAATGGCCGGAATCTGGGATCATATTGAAAAATTCAAAAACGCCAACAGAATCATCATTATTGCCTGTGGAACTTCGTGGCATGCAGGTCTTATCGGTGAATATCTTATCGAGGAGTATGCAAGAATTCCTGTAGAAGTAGAATATGCATCGGAATTCAGATACCGAAACCCTATTATTACAGATAAAGACGTGGTTATTGCCATTTCTCAGTCCGGAGAAACTGCAGATACAATGGCTGCCTTAAAGCTCGCTAAAGAAAAAGGAGCATTTATCTATGGGATCTGTAATGTGGTAGATTCTTCTATTGCAAGAATTACTGATGCAGGTTCTTATACACACGCCGGTCCGGAGATCGGAGTAGCGTCTACAAAAGCCTTTACGGCGCAGCTTACTATTCTTTCTTTAATTGCTCTCAAATTAGGTAAACATAACGGTAATTTAGGAAATGCCGAATTTATGAGCTTAATTGCCGAACTGGATGCAATTCCTAAAAAAATTGAAGAGGTGCTCAGTACTACCCATGAGTTGACACAAAGCATAGCCAAAGACTTTATTGGTGCTACCAACTTCCTTTACCTGGGAAGAGGATATAATTATCCTGCTGCATTGGAAGGTGCTTTAAAATTAAAAGAAATCTCTTATATTCATGCTGAAGGATATCCGGCTGCAGAAATGAAGCACGGACCTATTGCTTTGATTGATGAAAATATGCCTATCGTAATTATTGCTCCTAAAAAAGGACATTATGATAAGATTGTAAGTAATGTTCAGGAAATTAAAGCCAGAAAAGGGAAAATTATTGCTGTTGTCAATAAGGGAGACAAGCAGGTAAGTGCAATGGCAGATTATGTTATTGAGATTCCTGAAACTTCGGAATGTTTCTCGCCCATCGTCGCATCAGTGCCCTTACAGCTGCTGGCATACTACATAGCAGTGTACAGAGGAGCAAATGTCGATCAGCCGAGAAACCTTGCCAAATCGGTAACGGTAGAATAATTGTTTGTAGGAAATAAAATAAATTTAGATTTCTTCCGTTATTTCAAAAAAAATCTTAAAAGTTTCTTAAAAAAATTATATATTTACGGCTTAATTATAAAAATTAACATGAAAAGGATATTTCTTTTATTATTGTCTGCGTCAGTAGCATCGGTATCTTGTTCAGGTGGAGGAGCCTCTTCAGTAGGTAAACCGGGAACAAAAGGAGAGTTGATACCAAGAGAAAAAACTAAATCATTTGTTGCAGAAAGACCATACGGAATGGTTGCAATACCTGCAGGATCATTTGTTGCAGGTTTGGCAGATCAGGACCCTACCAATACTCCTGAGAAAGCAGCTTTGAAAACAGTTACGGTTTCCGCATTCTTCATGGATGAAGCAGAAACGACTAATGCAGAGTACAGAGTATTCATTAATTATGTAAGAGATTCTATTGCCAGAACTTTACTTGCTGAAGCTGCCGGTGAAGGTGGTGAAGGTAAAGGAAGAGGGACCAACATAGGAGATTATGCTTATCTGGCTCAAAAAGAAGAAAATTTAACACCATATCAGGAATATTTAGAAGGACAGGGAGGTAGAGAAGATGAAGGATACGATGCAACCAAAAAACTGGATTGGAAAGTTCCTTTGCACTGGTCTACATCAAAATATCCTGATGTAGAATACGCAGAAGTGTTAGAGTCTATGTATCTGCCGGCTTCTTCAAGAATATCCAATGAAAGGATTCTTGATGTGAGTAAACTGAAATATAATTACAAATGGGGAGATATGGATGCTGCACTTGCTGACAAGGAAAGAGGAGTAAACTACCTTAGAAGCTCCAGTATTGCCATCTATCCTGATACCACTGTATGGGTTAAAGATTTCCACTTCGCTTATAATGAGCCATTATTTGAACAGTATTTCTGGCACAAAGCATATAAGGATTATCCGGTTGTAGGAGTTACCTGGGATCAGGCAAGAGCTTACTGTAACTTCAGATCAAAATTGAAATCTGACTACAACGAAAGTTTAAAGAGAAAAAAACAAAGACCGTTAATATTCCGTTTACCTACAGAATTAGAGTGGGAATACGCCGCAAGAGGGGGAATGCAGAATGCTACTTACCCTTGGGGAGGTCCTTACCTGATGGATGACAGAGGTTGTTATCTTGCAAACTTTAAGCCAAAAAGAGGTAATTATATGGAAGATGATAAAAAAGGCACTTATACATATACAGCTCCTGTAAAGAAATTTAAGAAAAATGGATTTGGGTTATATGATATGGCCGGTAACGTTTCTGAATGGACTGTATCTGACTATAACAACTCATCATACGGATTCTCATCTACGCTGAACCCTACAACCAAAGGTCAGACGGATACGAAAAAATCTGTTAGAGGAGGCTCTTGGAAAGATGTGGGATATATGTTGATGACGGGTGCCAGAGATTGGGAAAGAAAAGATTCTGCCAGAAGTTATATCGGATTCAGAACTGTACAGGATATTCCTGAAGCAGCTGTTAAACCAAGGAGAGTTAACAGATAATCTTTGAATAACTATTTTTCAATAACAATTTTATTTAACATTAAAAAAACTAACGTATATGTTTAAGACTAAAGATGCTTGGATGAATTTCTTCTATTCATTCGGTGCTGCAATTGTAATTCTTGGAGCTTGGCTTAAAATTACCCACATCACTTTGGGGCCTATTAATGGTAACATTGCTCTTACGGTAGGACTTATTACTGAAGCAATTATCTTCATCATCTTCGCATTTGACCCTCCAAAATCTGAAGAGTCTTACGCCTGGGAAAATGTTTATCCTGAATTATTAGATAAGCATGCTAACCCAAACCCTTTGCATTCCAATGTATCTTCAAGAAATAACAACGCTGCTGCTCAATTTGCTGAATTGGAAAATTCGCTTTCAACAAAGTTGGACAAAATGCTGGAAGATGCTAAGTTAGACGTTCAATTATTTGAAAGACTAAGAACGGGGATCGATAAATTCTCCAAGTCCGTTGATCAGATCAATCAGACCGTAGATGTTTCTGCTTCCACTCATAAATATAATGATCAGCTTAACAAAGCGGCAACTCACATGGAAAGCATGAATGCTTTATATGCCATGCAGTTGGAAAGCGGTAAAAGACAATCGGAATTTGCTAACAAATATGTAGCAGACATGCAAAAATCTGCTGAACAATCAGAAAAATTCAATCAAGAGTTACAGGGCTTAACATCTAACTTAAACAACTTAAACAGAGTGTACGGTGGTATGTTAACAGCAATGAAATCTTAATTTCCTGACCTATTTTCTAAATTTAACTACTTAATCAAAAAACAAAGAAAAAAGAATGGCAGCAGGAAAACAGACCCCTCGTCAGAAGATGATCAACCTAATGTATCTGGTGTTCATCGCTATGATGGCCCTAAACATTGATGCAGAAATCATCAGATCATATTATGACTCTACAGTTTCACTAAAAGATACTAGATTTTTAACAGAAAGAAGAAACGAGGATATTTTTGAGAAAACTTTACAGGCAAAAGCACAACAAGTACCGGATACTTATGCTCAGCCTTGGGCGCAATATCAGGTATTAAAAGAGAAAATTAATATTTTGGTTGCTCACGCTCAAAAGATTAAAGACGGATTGAAGAAAGAATCCGAATTTGTTGAGATCGATCCGGTAACTAAAAAACTTGTTGATGTTAGTGAGAACTTCTCCGCATTAAACAACAATGAAGCGACGACAAAGTATTTCTTTACGGAAGGAGATGAAAATACCCCTTCTAAAGGAGCGTTGGAGCTTAAAGCTAAAATAGATGATGTAAGAAATTATATCAACAGTACTTTTGGTAATAATCCTCAATTGAAATCTTTAATAGAGAGAGCAAACAAATCTTTGATTGCCGAATATGCTAAAGGGCAATCTCCAAATGAGAAAACATGGTTTCAGAATAAATTCTATCACCAGCCGTTGATCGCAGCGATCTCTAATTTGGAAATCATTCAGAATGATGCAAGAAACGTACAGTCTGATGCACTGGCTTTAATGCTTCAGGAAAAAGTGGATGCCAGCATCAAGTTCTCAAGCTATGAAGCGATTGTATCTGCTCCGGTAGATGTAGTAGCGGGTAAACCGGCTGAAGCAGTTATTATGTTAGGAAATTATTCTAACAGTAATAAAATTGTAATGTCAGGAGTGAGCAGACAGGAAAACGGAAAAGGATATGCTTCACTTAATACGGGTGGAATTGGTCCTCATACTTTAAGTGGTAACATTACATTAACTGATGCAAGCGGTAAAGCGCAAAGCTTCCCTTTCACTCATACATATAATGTGATCGCCGGTCCGCAAGAAGTAAAACTTCAAAAAGGTTTATTACTTTCTGCTGATAAGATGAATGTAATGTACAGAAATCTTGATAACCCTGTTACAGGATCTATTTTGGGTGCTGATAATGCTAAACTTTCATTATCTGCTCCGGGAGCTGCTGTAAAAAGTACAGGTCCGGGTAAATGGGATGTAAGACCAGGTGCAGGAAATGTACTGAAGATCACTTTATCAGGAACAGACCCTTATGGTAAGTCTCTTACTCAGGTATTCGAATACAGAATTAAAAATGTGCCGCCACCGCAAGGTCAGATCAGAGGAAAAAATATGTTGACAATGCCTGCAACTTCGGTGGAGAACCAGTCATTATCGGCTACGATTCCGGACTTTGATTTCCCGGTATCTTTCAACGTAACATCGTTTATGGTAAGAGTGCCTGGTAGAGCAGCGATGCAGGTTCAGGGTAATTCATTACAGGGTGCTGCTGGAATGTTTAAAAATTTAAGACCTGGAGACGGTGTGTATATATTTGAAATTAAAGCTTCGGCTACTGGTTTAGGAGATCAGAAGATTGGAAATATCTCACCTGTTTTAATTAATATCCAATAAAAAGTATTATGAAAAAATATATTAGCAGTTTTTTAGTTTTAGTTTCTGGTTTTATGTTTTCCCAGACGATTCTAAATGCTTCTTCTCCGGAGGAATTTAGAAAAATGAGAGCTGAAAACAAAATGAAAGTGGGAGATACTGTCATTGACAAGAAAGTAAAGCCATTAGAATATGGATTTGTTGATGATAAAGACATCATGAAAAGTATGTTTGTCTGGGAAGTCATTGATATGAATGACAAGATCAATCAGCCATTCTATTATAACAATCCGGACGGATTGCTGGCAACACAGACCGTATCCCTATACAAACTCTTATTAGACGGAGCTTTAAGCGGTCAGATCGCTGAAGTGTATGATGATGAGAACTTCGTTCAGAGACTTACTCCTCAGCAAATCAAAGACCGATTGGTGAGTGTGCGTGTTGATGATGAAGCTGTAAATATTCTGAACAGCGGACGTCAGCTGACAGAACAGGAGAAAAAAGAACTTACCGATGTTTATGAGACAACAACTGATAAAGTTAGAGTCTTAAAGGTATTCGGTATGTGGTTTATCGATAAGAGAGACGGGCAGATGAAGTACAGACCTCTAGGTATTGCTGCAATGGGTCCTGATCCGCAGATGATCGGTAGGTTAGGTCCTGATGGACAGCCACTTGATGGTGCTAATGATTTGATTGACCTTTTCTGGGTATATTATCCAAATGCCAGAGAGATCTTAGCAAATAATTATGTTTATAACAGAAAAAATACCTCTGCTGATTTATCATTCGATGACTTAATCAATGCGAGAAGATTTTCTTCTGTAATCTTCAAATCTTCAACAGGTTTAGGAGATGGCGTTATCAAGGATTATATTCCTAGAGATGCTGATGACCAGATCGAAGAGAGCGACAGAATTAAAGCTCAGATTCTTCAGATGGAAAATGATATGTGGAATTACTAAATTTCACTTGATAATTATAGAAAACCTGAGTACATTTACTCAGGTTTTTTTATTATGAAGAATGTAGAATATATTATCGTGGGAGACGGCTATGCAGCCCTGTTCTTTGCCCATCAGCTGATTAAAAACAACAGGACTTTTGTTCTCTTTTCGGAAGAGAGAAAAAGTGCTTCACAGGTTTCTGCAGGGATCATCAACCCTGTTGTTCTTAAAAAATTCACTACATTCTGGAAAGCTCAGGAGCAGATCGATTTCCTTAAAAATGTTTTAAAAGAAATTGAGTCGTATACCGGAGAAAATTATCTGATCGAAGCACCTATTCACAGAATCTTTCATGATGAGAATGAACAGAAGCTGTGGCTTAAAAAATCAGATCATGATGAACTTACCCAGTTTCTTGATAAAAAAATTGATCACATAGAGGGTATAAAAAACGAATATCATTCAGGAAAGGTTAACCAGTCTGCCAGACTTAATGTAAATGGATTTTTCACGGGTTTATTTGATTTTTTAAAAAGAAATTCTCACTTTGTAAGCGAAAAATTCGATTATACCAAGATTGATCCTGATAATTCGGTGTATAAAGATTTTAAATACAGAAATATAATCTTCTGTGAAGGAATGGGAGTAAAGGCAAACCCTTTTTTTTCGGAGATTAAAGTGGAGGCTAATAAAGGCCATCATATTAAAGTAGCATTATCTGAAAACATTCATGAAAATATCACCATTAAAAAGAAGCATTTTTTATTTCCTACCCATAACGGGATTTATTTCTATGGCGGAACCTATGACAGGGAGCAGCTTCATCATCACGTAGATGATTCTGCCGTTGAACAGCTGATCAGGGGCCTGTCTGAATTTTACCCTTACGATTTTGAGGTTAAAGAGGTTAATTTCGGTTTCAGGCCTACAGTAAAAGACCGGAGGCCGATAATAGGAAGCCATTCCCAATATACAAATCTGCACGTTTTTAACGGTCTGGGAGCAAGAGGAATTCTAAATGGATGCTACTTTTCAAAAAGCCTGTTTGATTATATTGAATTTAAAGTGCCTTTGCACGAAGAAATTTCGGCAGACCGGTTTAGATAATTGATGTTCAGTCAGGTCATATTAAAGATCCTGTTATCCAATGCCGAAATCAATATATCTAAACAGTTCGTTGAATGACAAATCACCTCAAAGCTGAATAAAAATACCACGTCATCTCCAAATGGCACGAAAATCCATGTAGTAAACATAAAAGTATACTATGAATGAAAATGTCTTAGGTATTGTTGCAGGAATCCTTACTTCAGTATCCATGATTCCACAGCTTATAAAAGTTCTTAAGGATAAAAATGTCAATGATTTGTCTTGGGTGATGCTTCTTGTTCTCATCACCGGGGTTTCGTTATGGGTTTGGTATGGCGTTGTTAAAGATGAGTGGCCGATCATTCTGTCCAATGCATTTTCTGTAATGGTTAATATAAGTCTGCTTATCTGTTATATGCTGTATAAAAAGTCTTAATGCCTATATTTTAGATAACAGGCCTCAATTATTTAAAATAAGGATTAATCTTTTAATACTTTCGCTAAAAAGCAAAAGTCACTTTACGGAATGTAGAGTGACTTCATTATGTTGATGTGTTTTATGAAAATGAATTATTGCTGCCGTACAAATTTTGCCAGAGGAGCCATTTTTGCTTTGTTAAGACTCAGTGTGTCACCATTCACAGTATAATTGTCAGCAGCCAGCAGGGCTTTGGTAAATAACTGCTCTGTAGCAAGATCCTCACATGCGATCATCGTAGACATTCCCTGATTGAATTTTATCCGCATAACATCGGGCTTTAGTTCAAAAGTTCCGCTTACGCCGTTACATCCTCCGTTACCTTCATACCTCATATCAGGCATGTTCAGCTTAAAGTAAGGGTTACTGTCAGCGTTGACCAAGACGACGGGTTTGCCGTTAATTTCAGTAAGCTTCCATGTTTTTCCGGTAATGTCATTGGAAGGCTGGGCCGAAGATGCCGTTCTGCTTATACAAGAAGTTAGTGCAATTCCTAAAAGTAGGACAGATAGATGGCTGAATACATTTTTCATAAGCTTCAATTTTATTATTTAGTTTAAAAAAATTGATATGCTAATAAGATGCCATCTTGGTAGATTCTGACGAACGGCTTTTTTTAGAGCGAAACAGAACCATGTCGTAATCTCTTTTCAGAAAAATAATATTTCCATGGATATTGGAGTATTGGTATTCTGAATTGTGAGCAGTGTATTCAGGAAGACTTTCATTCTTTTTAAGCTCATAAGTGTTACCGTCCAAACGTATCGTTGCCGTATTTTTTGTATGATTGATAATGACCTCCATCTGTTCTCCCAAATCATTGCTGAAAACCTCTTTTGTGGTTTCATTCTCCGTATGTACAGTATTTACGGGTGTTGTTAAGATGGTTTCCGTTTCCTTGCCTGAATGTTTGCATGCTATAACAGAAAATAATAGAAATACTGTTGCAAAAATTAATAATAATTTTTTCATATGATAAGTGATTTTTAGATGGTGTGTACTAGTGATAATATTCATTAAATATACAAAAAATAATATAAAAATGTTAAATTTTAATAATTTAATTATAATAATTCATTCGTATTCATGAATAATTCCTTTTCATGAAACAGTCTTTTTTTGTCCGTAGCGGTTTAGCAAAAAAGGAACAAAGTATACTGTTCCTTTTGAAGTTTGTGTTTCTAGAATCTTTATTACTGACAAAACCAGTTTTAAGAAAGCTTAATAATCTCTGATAGAATTTATCTGGTTTATCTACCGGCTTGGGAAAATCCGGCTACAGAGAAAAAAACCTCT encodes:
- a CDS encoding NAD(P)/FAD-dependent oxidoreductase, whose product is MKNVEYIIVGDGYAALFFAHQLIKNNRTFVLFSEERKSASQVSAGIINPVVLKKFTTFWKAQEQIDFLKNVLKEIESYTGENYLIEAPIHRIFHDENEQKLWLKKSDHDELTQFLDKKIDHIEGIKNEYHSGKVNQSARLNVNGFFTGLFDFLKRNSHFVSEKFDYTKIDPDNSVYKDFKYRNIIFCEGMGVKANPFFSEIKVEANKGHHIKVALSENIHENITIKKKHFLFPTHNGIYFYGGTYDREQLHHHVDDSAVEQLIRGLSEFYPYDFEVKEVNFGFRPTVKDRRPIIGSHSQYTNLHVFNGLGARGILNGCYFSKSLFDYIEFKVPLHEEISADRFR
- the porL gene encoding type IX secretion system motor protein PorL/GldL produces the protein MFKTKDAWMNFFYSFGAAIVILGAWLKITHITLGPINGNIALTVGLITEAIIFIIFAFDPPKSEESYAWENVYPELLDKHANPNPLHSNVSSRNNNAAAQFAELENSLSTKLDKMLEDAKLDVQLFERLRTGIDKFSKSVDQINQTVDVSASTHKYNDQLNKAATHMESMNALYAMQLESGKRQSEFANKYVADMQKSAEQSEKFNQELQGLTSNLNNLNRVYGGMLTAMKS
- the porM gene encoding type IX secretion system motor protein PorM/GldM, with product MAAGKQTPRQKMINLMYLVFIAMMALNIDAEIIRSYYDSTVSLKDTRFLTERRNEDIFEKTLQAKAQQVPDTYAQPWAQYQVLKEKINILVAHAQKIKDGLKKESEFVEIDPVTKKLVDVSENFSALNNNEATTKYFFTEGDENTPSKGALELKAKIDDVRNYINSTFGNNPQLKSLIERANKSLIAEYAKGQSPNEKTWFQNKFYHQPLIAAISNLEIIQNDARNVQSDALALMLQEKVDASIKFSSYEAIVSAPVDVVAGKPAEAVIMLGNYSNSNKIVMSGVSRQENGKGYASLNTGGIGPHTLSGNITLTDASGKAQSFPFTHTYNVIAGPQEVKLQKGLLLSADKMNVMYRNLDNPVTGSILGADNAKLSLSAPGAAVKSTGPGKWDVRPGAGNVLKITLSGTDPYGKSLTQVFEYRIKNVPPPQGQIRGKNMLTMPATSVENQSLSATIPDFDFPVSFNVTSFMVRVPGRAAMQVQGNSLQGAAGMFKNLRPGDGVYIFEIKASATGLGDQKIGNISPVLINIQ
- a CDS encoding SemiSWEET transporter, which produces MNENVLGIVAGILTSVSMIPQLIKVLKDKNVNDLSWVMLLVLITGVSLWVWYGVVKDEWPIILSNAFSVMVNISLLICYMLYKKS
- a CDS encoding META domain-containing protein, with translation MKNVFSHLSVLLLGIALTSCISRTASSAQPSNDITGKTWKLTEINGKPVVLVNADSNPYFKLNMPDMRYEGNGGCNGVSGTFELKPDVMRIKFNQGMSTMIACEDLATEQLFTKALLAADNYTVNGDTLSLNKAKMAPLAKFVRQQ
- the porK gene encoding T9SS ring complex lipoprotein PorK/GldK, giving the protein MKRIFLLLLSASVASVSCSGGGASSVGKPGTKGELIPREKTKSFVAERPYGMVAIPAGSFVAGLADQDPTNTPEKAALKTVTVSAFFMDEAETTNAEYRVFINYVRDSIARTLLAEAAGEGGEGKGRGTNIGDYAYLAQKEENLTPYQEYLEGQGGREDEGYDATKKLDWKVPLHWSTSKYPDVEYAEVLESMYLPASSRISNERILDVSKLKYNYKWGDMDAALADKERGVNYLRSSSIAIYPDTTVWVKDFHFAYNEPLFEQYFWHKAYKDYPVVGVTWDQARAYCNFRSKLKSDYNESLKRKKQRPLIFRLPTELEWEYAARGGMQNATYPWGGPYLMDDRGCYLANFKPKRGNYMEDDKKGTYTYTAPVKKFKKNGFGLYDMAGNVSEWTVSDYNNSSYGFSSTLNPTTKGQTDTKKSVRGGSWKDVGYMLMTGARDWERKDSARSYIGFRTVQDIPEAAVKPRRVNR
- the glmS gene encoding glutamine--fructose-6-phosphate transaminase (isomerizing), whose translation is MCGIVGYTGFQDAYDIVINGLRRLEYRGYDSAGIVLETENNKLEVEKTKGKVEDLVNISKQLKGIAKIGMGHTRWATHGVPSDRNSHPHLSNNGKIALVHNGIIENYDTIKTMLIEKGFSFKSETDTEVLVNLIQYFMDLNTEMDFPTAVRYALNEVYGAYAITVMHEDYPGVLVVGRLGSPLAIGIGEKEYFIASDASPFVEFTKEAIYLEEGHMATISLESGVDIRTINDNSKIEPEIQELKLSLEQIEKGGFEHFMLKEIFEQPKSVHDTMRGRLIVDEGVIKMAGIWDHIEKFKNANRIIIIACGTSWHAGLIGEYLIEEYARIPVEVEYASEFRYRNPIITDKDVVIAISQSGETADTMAALKLAKEKGAFIYGICNVVDSSIARITDAGSYTHAGPEIGVASTKAFTAQLTILSLIALKLGKHNGNLGNAEFMSLIAELDAIPKKIEEVLSTTHELTQSIAKDFIGATNFLYLGRGYNYPAALEGALKLKEISYIHAEGYPAAEMKHGPIALIDENMPIVIIAPKKGHYDKIVSNVQEIKARKGKIIAVVNKGDKQVSAMADYVIEIPETSECFSPIVASVPLQLLAYYIAVYRGANVDQPRNLAKSVTVE
- the porN gene encoding type IX secretion system ring subunit PorN/GldN codes for the protein MKKYISSFLVLVSGFMFSQTILNASSPEEFRKMRAENKMKVGDTVIDKKVKPLEYGFVDDKDIMKSMFVWEVIDMNDKINQPFYYNNPDGLLATQTVSLYKLLLDGALSGQIAEVYDDENFVQRLTPQQIKDRLVSVRVDDEAVNILNSGRQLTEQEKKELTDVYETTTDKVRVLKVFGMWFIDKRDGQMKYRPLGIAAMGPDPQMIGRLGPDGQPLDGANDLIDLFWVYYPNAREILANNYVYNRKNTSADLSFDDLINARRFSSVIFKSSTGLGDGVIKDYIPRDADDQIEESDRIKAQILQMENDMWNY